The Mucilaginibacter mallensis genome has a segment encoding these proteins:
- the ispE gene encoding 4-(cytidine 5'-diphospho)-2-C-methyl-D-erythritol kinase yields MLNILMVIFPNAKINIGLNIIERRADGYHNLETVFYPIKINDVLEIIESDELSFESTGLDIPGRVEDNLCVKAWHMLKKDHDVPPVKIHLHKNIPIGAGLGGGSADAAFFIRLMNETFNLKLSVDDMQNYARRLGADCAFFIESKPVFAFEVGDEFEAIKLDLSAYKIVLVMPEVHVSTSEAYRGVKPADVKTSLIELIDMPVANWRKYIKNDFEESVFKNHVEIRGVKAALYEAGALFASMSGSGASVFGIFNELPDLSHLEGENQVFYDI; encoded by the coding sequence GTGTTAAATATTCTTATGGTCATTTTTCCTAATGCTAAAATTAATATCGGTTTAAACATAATTGAGCGCCGTGCCGATGGCTATCATAATTTAGAAACTGTTTTCTATCCAATAAAAATTAACGACGTACTCGAGATCATCGAAAGCGATGAACTGAGCTTTGAATCTACCGGCCTGGATATCCCCGGCAGGGTTGAGGATAACCTTTGTGTTAAGGCCTGGCACATGCTGAAAAAAGATCACGACGTGCCGCCGGTAAAAATTCACCTGCACAAAAATATCCCAATAGGGGCAGGGCTTGGCGGTGGATCGGCTGATGCTGCGTTTTTTATCAGGCTGATGAATGAAACCTTTAATTTAAAACTGAGCGTTGACGACATGCAGAATTATGCCCGCAGGCTGGGTGCCGACTGCGCTTTTTTTATCGAAAGCAAACCGGTGTTCGCCTTTGAGGTAGGAGATGAGTTTGAGGCTATCAAATTAGACCTCTCAGCTTATAAAATTGTTTTGGTGATGCCCGAGGTTCACGTGTCAACTTCGGAGGCTTATAGGGGCGTAAAACCGGCCGATGTGAAAACCTCCCTGATCGAACTGATCGATATGCCCGTTGCCAATTGGCGCAAGTACATCAAAAATGATTTTGAAGAATCTGTTTTTAAAAATCATGTGGAGATCCGCGGTGTTAAAGCTGCCCTGTACGAAGCCGGTGCTTTATTCGCCAGCATGAGCGGGAGCGGGGCATCGGTGTTCGGGATTTTTAATGAGCTACCCGACCTGTCGCATCTGGAAGGAGAGAACCAGGTGTTTTACGATATTTAA
- the msrA gene encoding peptide-methionine (S)-S-oxide reductase MsrA has translation MKRSILYIACLLLFAGCAQGQSNSFASLPQPKPGEKVADFAAGCFWASSEAMSELKGVDQVVAGYSGGNAPRPTYEEVCSDNTGHAESVQVYYDPKVISYAKLVEAFFYAHNPTELNYQGPDHGTSYRSIAFYRTPEEKEIIENTIKSINASKYYGSAPIVTEVAPFKVFYPAEKYHQNYYKLHQDNPYIQGVSVPKVEKMRKKEKGLLKPEFS, from the coding sequence ATGAAAAGATCCATTTTATATATAGCCTGCCTACTGTTATTTGCAGGCTGCGCTCAGGGGCAATCCAATTCGTTTGCTAGTTTACCACAACCTAAACCCGGAGAGAAAGTTGCTGATTTTGCTGCCGGGTGTTTTTGGGCCAGCAGCGAGGCCATGTCTGAACTTAAAGGAGTTGACCAGGTAGTTGCCGGTTATTCTGGCGGTAATGCGCCCCGTCCAACGTATGAGGAGGTGTGCTCTGATAATACAGGCCATGCTGAAAGTGTGCAGGTTTATTATGATCCTAAAGTGATTAGCTATGCTAAATTGGTTGAAGCATTCTTTTATGCCCACAACCCAACAGAGCTTAACTACCAGGGCCCGGATCATGGTACCAGTTACCGTTCAATAGCTTTTTATCGCACACCTGAAGAGAAAGAGATCATCGAAAATACTATAAAGAGCATCAATGCTTCAAAGTACTATGGCTCTGCGCCGATAGTTACAGAGGTTGCACCATTTAAAGTATTTTACCCGGCTGAAAAATATCACCAGAACTATTACAAGCTTCATCAGGATAACCCTTACATACAGGGCGTATCAGTACCAAAGGTTGAGAAGATGAGGAAGAAAGAAAAGGGGCTGCTGAAACCGGAGTTTAGTTAA
- a CDS encoding sigma-54-dependent transcriptional regulator, whose protein sequence is MAKILIIDDERAIRSTLREILEYEDYQVEDIDNGQDGLDMIAKNDYDLVLCDIKMNRMDGMEVLTEGLAIKPDLPFIMISGHGTVETAVEASRKGAFDFISKPPDLNRLLITVRNALDRGSLVVETKVLKRKVSKVRPILGNSQAIAKIKETIDRVAPTDARVLVTGANGSGKELVARWLHEKSNRSNAPLIEVNCAAIPSELIESELFGHEKGSFTSAVKQRIGKFESANGGTLFLDEIGDMSHSAQAKVLRALQESKITRVGGEKEIEVDVRVVAATNKDLLKEIEAGNFRMDLYHRLSVILIHVPPLTERRDDITLLTQNFLDEICNEYGMPVKKISEAALDALKALPWTGNIRELRNMVERLIILSDKTITDGDVKAFANPSAPAPASSNDSSSSQTDFNQFKNFQEYKDFAEREYIKFKLEKNNWNVSKTADDIDIQRSHLYSKIEKYGLKRGE, encoded by the coding sequence ATGGCAAAAATCTTAATTATTGATGATGAACGTGCTATAAGAAGCACCCTGCGCGAAATTTTAGAGTACGAAGATTACCAGGTCGAAGATATTGATAATGGGCAGGATGGCCTGGACATGATAGCCAAAAATGATTATGACCTGGTGCTTTGCGATATTAAAATGAACCGGATGGATGGCATGGAAGTGCTTACCGAAGGTTTAGCCATAAAACCGGATCTGCCATTTATTATGATCTCTGGCCATGGTACCGTTGAAACAGCTGTTGAAGCCAGTCGTAAGGGAGCTTTCGATTTTATATCAAAACCACCCGACCTGAACCGTCTTTTAATTACCGTACGTAACGCACTCGACCGCGGAAGTTTGGTTGTTGAAACCAAGGTATTAAAGCGTAAGGTTTCAAAAGTGCGCCCAATATTGGGTAACTCACAGGCCATAGCAAAAATTAAAGAAACCATTGATCGCGTTGCCCCTACTGATGCCCGTGTTTTGGTTACCGGCGCCAATGGTAGCGGTAAAGAGCTGGTTGCACGCTGGCTGCATGAAAAATCAAACCGATCAAATGCACCTTTGATTGAAGTTAACTGCGCCGCAATACCTTCTGAACTGATTGAGAGTGAACTATTCGGGCACGAAAAGGGCTCATTTACATCGGCTGTAAAGCAACGTATTGGTAAATTCGAATCAGCTAATGGCGGAACTTTATTTTTGGATGAGATAGGCGATATGAGCCACTCAGCGCAAGCTAAGGTGTTACGTGCACTACAGGAAAGCAAAATAACCCGTGTAGGCGGCGAAAAAGAAATTGAGGTTGATGTACGCGTAGTAGCTGCGACAAATAAAGACCTGTTAAAAGAAATTGAAGCCGGTAATTTCCGTATGGACCTTTACCACCGCTTAAGTGTGATCCTTATTCATGTACCGCCATTAACTGAACGCAGAGACGATATTACCTTGCTTACCCAGAATTTTTTGGATGAGATATGCAATGAATACGGCATGCCTGTTAAAAAGATCTCTGAAGCTGCGCTTGATGCCCTTAAAGCCTTGCCATGGACAGGTAATATACGTGAACTGCGCAACATGGTTGAGCGTTTAATTATTTTGAGCGATAAGACCATTACCGATGGCGATGTTAAGGCATTCGCCAATCCGTCAGCGCCAGCTCCAGCTTCATCAAACGATTCATCATCAAGCCAAACTGATTTTAACCAGTTCAAAAACTTTCAGGAGTATAAAGATTTTGCTGAACGCGAGTACATCAAATTCAAGCTGGAAAAAAACAACTGGAACGTTTCAAAAACTGCCGATGATATTGATATACAACGCAGCCACCTGTATAGTAAGATAGAGAAGTACGGATTGAAACGCGGGGAATAA
- a CDS encoding hydroxymethylglutaryl-CoA lyase, with the protein MPQKIKLTECPRDAMQGIHDFIPTEIKAAYINLLLQVGFDTIDFGSFVSAKAIPQMQDTAEVLKKLNLSTTKSKLLAIIANYRGAEEAAQHEEITYLGYPFSISETFQLRNANTTILQSFDAVQRINELSSSKNKQLLVYLSMGFGNPYGDEWNIDIIQYWTEKLVNEGIKIIALSDTVGVASAEQVSDIYPKLTKSFPSTEFGLHLHATPNNWHTKIEAAYKSGCTRFDSALKGYGGCPMATDELTGNIATENLIGYLQSQNELLELNFDKLREALEYSSTVFL; encoded by the coding sequence ATGCCGCAAAAAATAAAATTAACCGAATGCCCGCGCGATGCCATGCAGGGCATTCATGATTTCATCCCCACTGAAATAAAGGCAGCCTATATTAATTTGCTGCTGCAGGTTGGTTTTGACACTATTGATTTCGGGAGCTTTGTATCAGCAAAGGCAATCCCTCAAATGCAGGATACCGCGGAGGTTTTAAAGAAACTCAACCTGAGCACTACAAAATCCAAACTATTAGCCATAATAGCCAACTATCGCGGAGCAGAAGAAGCTGCACAGCATGAGGAAATTACTTATTTAGGCTATCCCTTTTCTATATCAGAAACATTCCAACTGCGTAACGCAAATACTACCATACTGCAATCCTTTGATGCCGTACAAAGGATTAATGAGCTATCATCATCCAAAAACAAGCAATTACTGGTGTATCTATCAATGGGCTTTGGCAACCCTTATGGCGATGAATGGAATATAGATATTATTCAGTACTGGACAGAAAAATTGGTTAACGAAGGCATCAAAATTATAGCATTATCTGATACTGTGGGCGTTGCAAGCGCTGAACAGGTAAGTGACATCTACCCCAAATTAACAAAGAGTTTCCCGTCAACAGAATTTGGCCTGCACCTGCATGCCACACCCAATAACTGGCACACAAAAATAGAAGCAGCCTATAAAAGCGGCTGCACCCGTTTCGATAGCGCACTAAAAGGCTACGGCGGCTGCCCCATGGCCACAGATGAGCTTACAGGCAACATCGCCACCGAAAACCTGATAGGTTATCTTCAATCCCAAAACGAGCTCCTTGAGCTTAATTTCGATAAACTACGGGAAGCATTGGAGTATTCTTCTACCGTTTTTTTGTAG
- the secDF gene encoding protein translocase subunit SecDF: MQGKGVVKFFAILLAVVCLYQLSFTWVSRSVEDKARTYAGGDILKEKAYLDSVSTLPVYPILGHNYAYCKANELALGLDLAGGMSVTMQISLKDLVKKLADNNPDVVFNQALNNAEAATRSSQKDYITLFVAEYEKLNPNGKLASLFSTKDNQAHLKFNASNNEVETYLKDQAATAVKQSYTVLNTRIDQFGVTSPNIQLQAGTNRILIELPGVKDPERVRKLLSGTAKLEFYQTFENADQTGRPLEGYQTLASINSLLAAKNKTAVKDSAAKPTTATKDTTAAAKGGLSLLSKVQKNAGKDSTNLAGKTKAAQDNPLFALLSPPSYQDQKGQMQLRPGPVVGWCALKDTAKVNSYLNSADVKAIIPRNMRFLWSVKPDPEFKTKVFELYAVKLTGADNGPALSGDVVDDARAETDQRGEPNVVMDMNSAGAQKWATITREASADPNNKKSIAIVLDDNVYSAPRVDNEISGGNSSISGNFTIDDTKDLANVLKAGRLPAPAVIIGENVVGPSLGEEAIHAGLLSEGLGLLVVLVFMIAYYNRAGTVAVVAVIVNMFFLLGVLTGLHAVLTMPGVAGIVLTLGIAVDANVLIYERVREEMALGKSVRIAVSDGFKHALSSILDSNISTFLTGLILFIFGSGPIQGFATTLMIGIITSLFCSLLISRLIFEWMLEKGWDIKFSNPWSSHTFKNANFAFVKNRFKFYIFSSLFILAGIISMATQGFNYGVDFEGGRTYVVRFEDKSVNEQMIHDAVDKTLGRGTEVKTYGSDMSITTNYLINDTSATAESKVTEALITSLNSNPQTKITKSDILSSQKVSATIADELKKSAIWTVIFAIVIISAYILVRFRKWQFSLGAMIATAHDALMVLSFFTLFKNVLPFSLDIDQAFIAAILTVIGYSINDTVVVFDRIREFLDLHHAKTDDPKVVINDAINKTLSRTIITALTVLFVLIVLFVFGGDAIKGFSFALLVGVCFGTYSSICIATPVIVDFGKKDLR; encoded by the coding sequence ATGCAAGGTAAAGGGGTTGTTAAATTTTTCGCCATATTGCTGGCGGTGGTGTGTTTGTACCAGCTTTCATTTACATGGGTTTCCCGCAGTGTTGAAGACAAGGCGAGGACTTATGCGGGGGGCGATATTCTAAAAGAAAAGGCTTATCTGGACTCAGTGTCCACCCTGCCGGTATATCCTATCTTGGGTCATAACTATGCTTATTGCAAAGCTAATGAGTTAGCGCTGGGTCTCGACCTTGCAGGTGGCATGAGCGTTACCATGCAGATCTCGCTGAAAGACCTGGTAAAAAAATTAGCTGATAATAACCCTGATGTTGTATTTAACCAGGCATTAAACAACGCTGAGGCTGCTACACGTTCCAGCCAAAAGGATTATATCACGCTATTTGTTGCTGAATATGAAAAGCTGAACCCTAACGGGAAATTAGCTTCGCTTTTCTCAACTAAAGATAATCAGGCTCACTTAAAGTTCAACGCATCAAACAACGAGGTTGAAACTTATTTGAAAGATCAGGCTGCTACAGCGGTTAAACAATCATATACAGTTTTAAATACCCGTATCGACCAGTTTGGCGTAACATCTCCAAACATTCAGTTACAGGCAGGCACAAACCGCATATTGATCGAATTACCGGGTGTTAAAGATCCCGAACGCGTTCGTAAACTTTTATCAGGTACTGCAAAGCTTGAGTTTTATCAAACTTTTGAAAACGCCGATCAAACCGGTCGCCCGTTGGAAGGTTACCAAACTTTAGCAAGCATCAATAGCCTGTTAGCCGCAAAAAATAAAACTGCTGTAAAAGATTCTGCTGCAAAACCAACTACCGCTACTAAAGATACTACTGCTGCTGCAAAAGGTGGCTTATCATTATTAAGCAAGGTTCAGAAAAATGCAGGTAAAGATTCAACCAACTTAGCAGGCAAAACAAAGGCTGCGCAGGACAACCCTCTTTTTGCTTTGTTGTCACCTCCAAGCTACCAGGATCAAAAAGGCCAGATGCAATTACGCCCGGGACCTGTTGTTGGCTGGTGCGCTTTAAAAGACACTGCTAAAGTAAACTCATACTTGAACAGCGCCGATGTAAAAGCAATCATTCCGAGAAACATGAGATTCCTTTGGAGTGTAAAACCAGATCCTGAATTTAAAACTAAGGTATTTGAATTATATGCTGTAAAACTTACCGGTGCTGACAATGGCCCTGCATTATCAGGCGATGTTGTTGATGACGCACGAGCTGAAACTGACCAGAGAGGTGAGCCAAATGTGGTTATGGACATGAACTCTGCAGGCGCACAAAAATGGGCTACTATAACCCGTGAGGCCTCTGCTGATCCAAACAATAAAAAATCAATAGCCATTGTTCTTGATGATAATGTTTACTCAGCACCGCGTGTTGATAATGAAATATCAGGCGGTAATTCTTCCATCTCAGGTAACTTTACTATTGATGATACCAAGGATTTGGCCAACGTATTAAAAGCGGGCCGCTTACCTGCTCCTGCTGTTATCATTGGCGAAAACGTGGTAGGCCCATCATTAGGTGAAGAAGCTATCCACGCCGGTTTATTATCAGAAGGCTTAGGCTTACTGGTTGTATTGGTATTCATGATCGCTTATTACAATCGTGCGGGTACTGTAGCTGTGGTAGCGGTAATTGTTAACATGTTCTTCCTGCTGGGTGTACTTACTGGTTTACACGCGGTATTAACCATGCCGGGTGTTGCAGGTATAGTATTAACGCTGGGTATAGCGGTTGATGCCAACGTATTGATATACGAACGTGTGCGAGAGGAAATGGCCTTAGGCAAATCTGTTCGTATTGCTGTATCAGATGGTTTTAAACATGCTTTATCATCCATCCTCGATTCTAACATCAGTACATTCTTAACCGGTTTAATCCTGTTCATTTTTGGTTCAGGCCCGATACAAGGTTTTGCTACTACATTGATGATCGGTATCATTACTTCATTATTCTGTTCATTATTGATCTCAAGGTTAATATTTGAGTGGATGCTGGAGAAAGGCTGGGACATCAAGTTCTCAAACCCATGGAGCTCACATACTTTCAAAAACGCTAATTTCGCTTTCGTAAAAAACCGTTTTAAATTCTATATCTTCTCAAGTTTGTTCATCCTTGCAGGTATCATATCAATGGCTACACAAGGCTTCAACTATGGTGTTGATTTTGAAGGCGGCCGTACTTACGTGGTTCGTTTTGAAGACAAGAGCGTAAATGAGCAGATGATACATGATGCGGTTGATAAAACATTAGGCCGCGGTACCGAGGTTAAAACCTACGGATCAGACATGAGCATCACTACAAACTACCTGATCAATGATACATCAGCAACGGCTGAAAGCAAGGTAACCGAAGCGCTGATCACTTCATTGAACAGCAACCCACAAACCAAGATCACTAAATCAGATATATTAAGCTCACAAAAAGTTAGTGCTACTATTGCTGATGAACTTAAAAAATCAGCTATTTGGACCGTAATATTCGCCATTGTAATTATATCAGCGTATATATTGGTTCGTTTCCGTAAGTGGCAGTTCAGCTTAGGCGCGATGATCGCTACTGCACATGATGCATTAATGGTATTATCATTCTTTACTTTATTTAAGAATGTGCTTCCATTCTCTTTAGATATTGACCAGGCGTTTATAGCTGCGATATTAACAGTAATCGGTTACTCAATTAATGATACCGTGGTGGTATTCGACAGGATCCGTGAGTTCCTTGACCTTCACCATGCAAAAACTGATGACCCTAAAGTTGTTATTAACGATGCGATCAACAAAACATTAAGCCGTACCATTATTACCGCACTAACCGTATTGTTCGTACTGATCGTATTGTTCGTGTTTGGTGGTGATGCTATTAAAGGCTTCTCGTTCGCGTTATTGGTTGGTGTATGTTTCGGTACATACTCATCAATCTGTATAGCAACCCCGGTAATCGTCGACTTTGGAAAAAAAGATCTGAGATAA
- a CDS encoding four helix bundle protein: protein MSNRIEDLEIYTLSEPFGDKIWFLVLEWDFFAKDTIGKQLVRSADSIGANIAEGFGRYHYKENKNFCYFSRGSIIETKVWLKKAHTRKLIDEDTFLSLIQQLETIHHKLNIYIKYIGKGQQQCPNAPMPQ, encoded by the coding sequence ATGAGTAATCGAATAGAAGATTTGGAGATCTATACCCTATCTGAACCATTTGGCGACAAAATTTGGTTCCTGGTATTGGAATGGGATTTTTTCGCCAAGGACACAATTGGAAAACAACTTGTACGATCGGCTGATTCAATAGGTGCTAATATTGCCGAAGGTTTTGGCCGGTATCATTATAAAGAAAACAAAAACTTCTGTTACTTTAGCAGAGGATCAATAATTGAAACTAAGGTTTGGCTAAAAAAAGCTCATACCAGGAAATTGATTGATGAAGATACTTTTCTATCATTAATCCAACAATTAGAAACTATACATCATAAACTAAACATTTACATTAAATACATTGGCAAAGGTCAACAACAATGCCCCAATGCCCCAATGCCCCAATGA
- a CDS encoding thymidylate synthase encodes MKQYLDLMNHVMETGTQKHDRTGTGTISVFGYQMRFNLQDGFPLVTTKKLHFKSIIHELIWFLTGDTNIKYLKDNGVRIWDEWADADGNLGPVYGYQWRSWPMPDGGHIDQISQVVNQIKNNPDSRRMIVSAWNVADVNQMALPPCHSLFQFYVLDGKLSCQLYQRSADIFLGVPFNIASYALLTMMMAQVCDLEYGDFIHTFGDAHIYNNHLEQAKLQLSREPRPLPTMKINPEVKDIFQFKFEDFTLENYDPHPHIKGIVAV; translated from the coding sequence ATGAAGCAATACCTGGATTTAATGAACCATGTGATGGAAACCGGAACGCAGAAGCATGATCGTACCGGCACGGGAACCATAAGTGTGTTTGGTTACCAGATGCGTTTCAATTTGCAGGATGGCTTCCCGTTGGTAACAACCAAGAAGCTTCACTTCAAATCCATCATACACGAGCTCATCTGGTTTTTAACCGGCGACACCAACATAAAATATTTAAAAGATAACGGCGTGCGCATTTGGGATGAATGGGCGGATGCTGATGGCAACCTCGGCCCGGTTTACGGTTACCAGTGGCGCTCATGGCCAATGCCCGATGGCGGCCACATCGACCAGATCAGCCAGGTGGTTAACCAAATCAAAAACAATCCCGATTCCCGCCGCATGATCGTATCAGCATGGAACGTGGCTGATGTAAACCAAATGGCGCTCCCACCTTGCCATAGTCTATTCCAGTTTTATGTTTTGGACGGAAAACTCTCCTGCCAGCTTTACCAGCGCAGCGCCGATATATTTTTAGGCGTGCCTTTCAATATTGCATCCTACGCCCTGCTCACAATGATGATGGCGCAAGTATGCGACCTGGAGTATGGCGACTTCATCCACACCTTTGGCGATGCCCATATCTACAACAATCACCTGGAGCAGGCCAAGCTACAACTAAGTCGTGAGCCAAGACCACTGCCCACCATGAAGATCAATCCTGAGGTAAAGGACATCTTTCAATTTAAGTTTGAAGATTTCACTTTGGAGAATTATGATCCGCATCCGCATATTAAGGGGATTGTCGCGGTTTAG
- a CDS encoding NAD(P)/FAD-dependent oxidoreductase — MESTDKSKFPLIVIVGGGFGGLQVAKQLEDKPVEVLMLDKHNYHTFQPLLYQVALGSLESESIAFSLRKNFGGQKNFRFRIAEVSKVNHEKNTIDTTIGEIAYDYLVIATGSTTNFFGNKDVEHYAMPMKSIPEALNLRYLIFQNLEEAVLKKVKEEREPYLTFVLVGAGPTGVELAGAIAEFRNFVLEKDYPELKKDDVKIYLVDFLPRVLGPMSEQASKASQDYLHKLGVELLLNAKVQGYDGHTITFEDGKSIKTKSVIWSAGVMGVIPHGISKDLVERGNRIRTDNICRVIGFDNVFAIGDVAAMITDDTPKGHPGVAQVAIQMGQNVGKNIVHLIKGEATVPFVYNDKGSLATIGRNKAVADLGKIKFQGFFAWLIWIFVHLFSLVGTRNRVIVFINWIGNYINYNGGSRLIIRRFTRGTVKNTTEEVTKYK; from the coding sequence ATGGAATCTACCGATAAATCAAAATTCCCTTTAATTGTTATTGTTGGCGGTGGTTTCGGCGGTTTGCAAGTTGCTAAACAGCTTGAAGATAAACCTGTGGAGGTTTTAATGCTCGATAAGCATAACTACCACACTTTTCAGCCCCTGCTCTACCAGGTCGCATTGGGTAGTTTAGAGTCGGAGTCAATTGCATTTTCATTACGAAAGAATTTCGGTGGACAAAAAAATTTCCGTTTCCGTATAGCTGAGGTATCAAAAGTAAACCACGAAAAAAACACCATAGATACCACCATAGGCGAAATAGCTTATGATTACCTGGTGATAGCCACGGGCTCAACCACCAATTTCTTCGGCAATAAGGATGTGGAGCATTACGCCATGCCTATGAAATCCATTCCCGAGGCATTAAATTTGCGTTACCTCATCTTCCAGAATTTAGAGGAAGCTGTTTTAAAAAAGGTAAAAGAAGAGCGTGAACCCTACCTCACCTTTGTACTGGTTGGTGCCGGCCCTACAGGTGTGGAACTGGCGGGCGCAATTGCAGAGTTCCGTAATTTTGTACTAGAGAAGGATTATCCTGAACTTAAAAAGGATGATGTAAAGATCTATCTGGTCGATTTTTTGCCAAGGGTATTGGGCCCGATGTCAGAACAGGCATCAAAAGCATCACAGGATTATCTGCACAAACTGGGTGTCGAATTATTGTTGAACGCTAAAGTGCAGGGCTATGATGGCCACACTATAACTTTCGAGGATGGTAAAAGCATCAAAACCAAAAGTGTAATATGGTCGGCGGGGGTTATGGGTGTTATACCTCATGGTATCTCAAAAGATCTGGTTGAGCGCGGCAACCGTATCCGTACAGATAATATTTGCCGTGTAATAGGTTTCGACAATGTATTTGCCATAGGCGATGTAGCCGCCATGATAACCGATGACACCCCAAAAGGCCATCCGGGTGTAGCGCAGGTAGCTATACAAATGGGGCAAAACGTTGGTAAAAACATTGTACATTTGATCAAAGGAGAAGCAACCGTTCCGTTTGTATATAACGATAAGGGCTCATTAGCCACCATTGGCCGTAATAAGGCTGTGGCCGATTTGGGTAAGATTAAATTCCAGGGATTTTTTGCCTGGCTGATATGGATCTTTGTGCACCTGTTCTCATTGGTCGGCACCCGCAACCGGGTTATTGTATTTATAAACTGGATCGGTAACTATATCAACTATAACGGCGGAAGCAGGCTCATCATCAGGCGTTTTACACGGGGAACCGTTAAAAACACCACCGAAGAAGTTACAAAGTATAAATAA
- a CDS encoding dihydrofolate reductase, with translation MTVSIIVAIGENHAIGKSNQLLWHMPNDLRHFKEITSGRTIIMGRKTFDSVGKPLPKRRNIVVTRQDITIPGCEVVKSIEDGLALCEGEDEVFIGGGAEIYKLAIHLTDRIYLTIIHHSFDADTFFPEIDKVEWKEISRKDHQADEKNAYPYSFITLERS, from the coding sequence ATGACAGTATCCATCATAGTCGCCATAGGCGAAAACCACGCCATAGGCAAAAGCAACCAGTTATTATGGCACATGCCAAATGACCTGAGACATTTTAAAGAGATCACCTCTGGCCGCACCATCATCATGGGCCGAAAGACATTTGATTCGGTAGGCAAGCCGCTGCCAAAGCGCAGAAATATTGTTGTTACCCGGCAGGATATCACCATTCCGGGCTGTGAAGTGGTTAAATCAATTGAAGATGGTTTGGCACTTTGCGAAGGCGAGGACGAAGTATTTATTGGTGGCGGCGCCGAGATATACAAACTGGCTATACATTTAACAGATCGTATTTATCTCACTATAATCCATCATTCGTTTGATGCTGATACCTTTTTTCCTGAAATTGATAAGGTTGAATGGAAGGAAATTTCAAGGAAAGACCACCAGGCCGATGAAAAAAATGCCTATCCTTATTCATTCATAACACTTGAACGCAGCTAA
- a CDS encoding DUF3820 family protein, producing MESAQPDSKILIEIVQTKMPFGKYKGTLICDMPISYLEWMHGKGGFPPGKLGMLLSTVYEIKTNGLQSIITMVKTSLRNQRS from the coding sequence ATGGAAAGTGCTCAGCCCGATTCTAAGATCCTGATTGAAATTGTACAAACCAAAATGCCCTTTGGCAAATACAAAGGTACTTTGATATGTGATATGCCCATCTCTTATTTGGAGTGGATGCATGGCAAGGGTGGTTTTCCTCCCGGCAAGTTGGGTATGTTATTATCAACCGTGTACGAAATCAAGACCAACGGCTTACAAAGTATAATTACCATGGTTAAAACTTCGCTCAGAAATCAACGTTCATAA